In Deinococcus psychrotolerans, a genomic segment contains:
- a CDS encoding spermidine synthase gives MTPFLQIGRAPIPGSAESLILSRRGDEFSIQISGYVSELMNSRMHFSEDLLAEWGCQHLHGADASVLIGGLGMGFTLAAALTTLGPAAAVTVAELVPGVIEWNRGPLGECAGNPLADSRSRVHVGDVGALIRSSQDAYDAILLDVDNGPDAMTHPGNEQLYSLRGLASTKAALRTGGVLAIWSAEKNTRFTRRLREAGYTVEEKVARARPGKGARHMIWLAKRGL, from the coding sequence GTGACCCCCTTTCTCCAAATCGGACGCGCCCCGATTCCCGGCAGCGCCGAGAGCCTGATTTTGTCTCGGCGCGGCGACGAATTCTCGATCCAGATTTCCGGCTACGTCAGCGAGCTGATGAACAGCCGGATGCACTTTTCCGAAGACCTGCTGGCCGAGTGGGGCTGTCAGCATTTGCACGGAGCAGACGCCAGCGTACTGATCGGCGGGCTGGGCATGGGCTTTACCCTGGCGGCGGCGCTGACCACGCTCGGCCCAGCAGCGGCGGTGACGGTGGCCGAACTGGTACCGGGCGTCATCGAGTGGAACCGTGGGCCGCTGGGCGAGTGCGCTGGAAACCCGCTGGCCGATTCGCGCAGCCGCGTGCATGTGGGTGACGTGGGCGCACTGATTCGCAGCAGCCAAGACGCTTACGACGCCATTTTACTGGACGTGGACAACGGCCCCGACGCCATGACCCACCCGGGAAACGAGCAGCTCTACTCACTCAGAGGACTGGCGTCGACCAAAGCGGCCCTAAGAACCGGCGGCGTGCTGGCGATCTGGTCCGCCGAAAAAAACACCCGCTTTACCCGCAGACTGCGAGAAGCGGGCTACACTGTGGAAGAAAAAGTCGCCCGCGCCCGCCCCGGCAAGGGAGCCAGGCACATGATCTGGTTGGCGAAACGGGGGCTGTAA
- a CDS encoding YqgE/AlgH family protein: protein MTLTLLVATPQLRGSVFERGVLLMLDEQNGALGVMLNQPSGVRIGELLPEAGPSAAFLPAYNGGPVERSAGWCLYTQPTGQLQEHQLADGLWLSRDRDVLAELLSGDQAFYLLLGYAGWAPGQLKREEQEGSWLWGEVSAEDLAELLWRTSDEAKWDAALKLLGTPPENVVGGAQA, encoded by the coding sequence ATGACGCTGACCCTTCTGGTGGCCACGCCGCAACTGCGCGGCAGCGTATTCGAGCGCGGCGTTTTGCTGATGCTGGACGAACAAAATGGAGCGCTGGGGGTCATGCTCAACCAACCCAGCGGCGTGCGTATTGGCGAGTTGCTGCCGGAGGCTGGGCCGTCCGCCGCCTTCCTCCCGGCCTACAATGGCGGCCCGGTGGAGCGCTCGGCGGGCTGGTGCCTTTACACCCAGCCGACGGGACAACTCCAAGAACATCAGCTGGCGGACGGGCTGTGGCTCTCGCGTGACCGCGACGTGCTGGCCGAGCTGCTTTCGGGCGATCAGGCGTTTTACCTGCTGCTCGGCTATGCGGGCTGGGCACCCGGCCAACTCAAGCGTGAGGAGCAAGAAGGCAGTTGGTTGTGGGGCGAAGTCAGTGCTGAAGATTTAGCCGAACTGCTGTGGCGCACTTCCGACGAAGCCAAATGGGACGCCGCGCTGAAACTTCTCGGTACGCCGCCGGAAAACGTGGTGGGTGGAGCGCAGGCTTAG
- a CDS encoding prephenate dehydratase, whose translation MTMSLPEDALPHPETAVKVAYQGNPGSYSEIAALNSAENAAVHGYATFHEVLEAVTSGQADLAVLPVENSLMGSILQSIDLLAETDLHVTKEVVVRVSHAMMALPGVLLTDIKRVYSQQPALDQCTEFMKKHHLTPVAAYDTAGSAKDLAGRGARDEGVIASKRAAKLYGLEVLQSGIEDEPFNFTRFLVLSHREALPSEGPYKTSIVFAVRHTPGSLMETLNQLRGLNMSSIVSRPRKDRAWSYLIHVDFEGDAGDPEISAALGSVLRKASFAKIIGSYPMSTGPIEP comes from the coding sequence ATGACCATGAGCCTTCCCGAAGACGCCCTGCCCCACCCGGAGACCGCCGTCAAAGTGGCGTATCAGGGCAATCCCGGCTCATACAGCGAAATTGCCGCGCTGAACAGCGCCGAAAATGCCGCCGTTCACGGCTACGCCACCTTTCATGAAGTGCTGGAAGCGGTCACCAGCGGCCAGGCCGACCTGGCGGTGTTGCCGGTCGAAAACAGCTTGATGGGCTCTATTTTGCAATCCATCGACCTGCTGGCCGAAACGGATTTGCACGTCACCAAGGAAGTGGTGGTGCGGGTTTCACACGCCATGATGGCCCTGCCCGGCGTATTGCTGACTGACATAAAACGGGTCTACTCGCAGCAACCAGCCCTCGACCAATGCACCGAGTTCATGAAAAAACACCACCTGACGCCGGTAGCCGCCTACGACACGGCGGGCAGCGCCAAAGACCTCGCCGGACGCGGCGCACGCGACGAGGGCGTAATCGCTTCCAAGCGGGCCGCCAAACTCTACGGCCTGGAAGTGCTGCAAAGCGGCATCGAGGACGAGCCGTTTAACTTCACCCGCTTTCTGGTGCTGTCTCACCGTGAAGCGCTGCCGAGCGAGGGGCCGTACAAGACCAGCATCGTCTTCGCGGTGCGCCACACCCCCGGCTCCCTGATGGAAACCCTCAACCAGTTGCGCGGCCTGAACATGTCCAGCATTGTTTCCCGCCCCCGCAAAGACCGGGCCTGGAGCTACCTGATTCACGTGGACTTTGAAGGCGACGCGGGCGACCCCGAGATTTCAGCGGCGCTCGGCAGCGTGCTGCGCAAGGCCAGCTTCGCCAAGATTATCGGCAGCTATCCGATGTCCACCGGGCCGATAGAGCCTTAA
- a CDS encoding aldo/keto reductase has translation MTLEQIKLGTQGLVVSRLGLGCMGMSQSYGTAASGSADEAESLRVFEVALDAGLTFFDTADMYGVGKNEELVGRALGKVRDRVIIATKFALMRGPNGEMLGINGRPEYVHSAVDASLKRLNMDYIDLYYQHRVDPNVPIEETVGAMAELVQAGKVRYLGLSEATPEQIRRAHKVHPITALQSEYSLWNRQPEEEILPTVTELGIGFVPYSPLGRGFLTGELKSPDDFSPDDFRRNNPRFQGENFQKNLKLVQAVERMAKEKGVSTAQLALAWVLAQGHDLAPIPGTKRVKYLEDNLAALKVELSEGELQRLAEIAPVGVAAGARY, from the coding sequence ATGACCTTAGAACAAATCAAACTGGGCACGCAGGGGCTGGTGGTCAGCCGTTTGGGACTCGGCTGCATGGGCATGAGCCAGTCGTACGGCACGGCGGCTTCGGGGAGCGCCGACGAGGCCGAGAGCCTGCGGGTCTTTGAAGTGGCGCTGGACGCGGGGCTGACCTTTTTTGACACCGCCGACATGTACGGCGTCGGCAAAAACGAAGAACTGGTGGGCCGGGCGCTCGGCAAAGTCAGAGACCGGGTCATTATCGCCACCAAGTTTGCCCTGATGCGCGGCCCTAACGGTGAAATGCTGGGCATCAACGGACGGCCCGAGTATGTGCACTCGGCAGTGGACGCCAGCCTCAAGCGGCTGAACATGGACTACATCGATTTGTACTATCAGCACCGGGTCGACCCCAACGTGCCGATTGAAGAGACGGTGGGCGCGATGGCCGAACTGGTGCAGGCGGGCAAGGTGCGTTACCTGGGCCTGAGCGAGGCCACCCCCGAGCAGATTCGCCGCGCCCACAAGGTTCACCCGATCACCGCCCTGCAATCTGAGTACAGCTTGTGGAACCGCCAGCCCGAAGAAGAAATTTTGCCCACCGTAACTGAACTGGGCATCGGTTTTGTGCCGTACAGCCCGCTGGGACGCGGCTTCCTGACCGGCGAACTCAAATCGCCGGACGATTTTTCCCCCGACGACTTTCGCCGCAATAATCCGCGTTTTCAGGGCGAGAACTTCCAGAAAAATCTCAAATTGGTTCAAGCGGTCGAACGGATGGCCAAAGAAAAAGGCGTCAGCACCGCGCAACTGGCTCTGGCATGGGTGCTGGCCCAGGGCCACGACCTCGCCCCGATTCCCGGCACTAAGCGGGTCAAGTACCTTGAAGACAACCTCGCTGCCCTGAAAGTGGAGCTGAGTGAGGGTGAGTTGCAGCGCCTCGCTGAGATCGCGCCGGTGGGTGTGGCGGCGGGAGCGCGGTACTGA
- a CDS encoding amidase family protein, whose protein sequence is MPVSPLLELDATDLIAAVAANTASAEEVTQLYLGRIEAHNPQLHAVIAVNPQALSDAAALDKLSAVQRGKLHGLPILIKDNIDVAGLPTTAGSALMKDNVAATDAPLVARLRAAGAVILGKANLTEWANFMTVEMPNGYSSRGGQTMNPWKAGADTGGSSSGSGAAVAARLTPAAIGTETSGSILSPAHQNGVIGHKPTVGLISRSGIVPISPSQDTAGPMTRTARDAALIASVLAEPDAEPQVFELQPGALKGAKIGVMRGGFWKGLAPEQLERLNNALEVLKAGGAVLHDVDLPTESELRAAGFEALLYEFKPALNRYLAGVTAGPGSLAAVIEASDADPKALQRYGMVLLQAAQSTKGDLSERAYTQARAKDLDLAGERGLFPLFAEYDALIFPYYSGYSVAAKVGLPSVNVPIGLAAGLPTGLQLCGPAWSDARLLSLAADLHERLGGFVAAPEAAESTAGSTLGSTAG, encoded by the coding sequence ATGCCTGTCTCCCCTCTGCTTGAGCTGGACGCCACCGATCTGATCGCCGCCGTCGCCGCCAACACCGCCAGCGCCGAGGAAGTCACGCAGCTGTATTTGGGCCGCATTGAAGCGCACAATCCGCAGCTTCACGCGGTCATCGCCGTCAACCCGCAGGCGCTGAGCGACGCTGCCGCGCTGGATAAACTCAGTGCCGTTCAGCGCGGAAAGCTGCACGGCCTGCCGATCCTGATCAAAGACAACATCGACGTGGCGGGCCTTCCGACCACGGCGGGCAGCGCTCTGATGAAGGACAACGTCGCGGCCACGGACGCGCCCCTGGTCGCCAGGTTGCGGGCGGCGGGCGCGGTAATTTTGGGCAAAGCCAACCTGACCGAGTGGGCCAACTTCATGACGGTGGAGATGCCCAACGGCTACTCGTCGCGCGGCGGGCAAACCATGAACCCCTGGAAGGCCGGGGCCGATACCGGCGGCAGCAGCTCCGGCAGCGGCGCGGCAGTGGCGGCAAGACTTACGCCCGCCGCCATCGGCACCGAAACCAGCGGCAGCATTTTGTCTCCGGCCCACCAGAACGGCGTGATCGGGCACAAGCCGACGGTGGGGCTGATTTCGCGCAGCGGCATCGTACCGATTTCGCCTTCGCAGGACACGGCGGGGCCGATGACCCGCACCGCCCGCGACGCGGCCCTGATTGCCAGTGTGCTGGCCGAGCCGGACGCAGAGCCTCAGGTTTTCGAGCTTCAACCCGGCGCTCTTAAGGGCGCAAAAATTGGCGTGATGCGCGGCGGTTTCTGGAAGGGCCTCGCGCCCGAGCAACTGGAGCGGCTCAACAACGCGCTGGAAGTGCTGAAGGCGGGCGGCGCGGTGCTCCACGACGTTGACCTCCCCACCGAAAGCGAACTCAGAGCGGCGGGCTTTGAAGCGCTGCTTTATGAATTCAAGCCTGCGCTCAACCGCTACCTGGCTGGGGTGACTGCCGGGCCGGGCAGCCTAGCGGCGGTGATTGAAGCCTCCGACGCGGATCCAAAGGCATTGCAGCGCTACGGGATGGTTCTTTTGCAAGCGGCGCAGTCGACCAAAGGCGACCTCTCCGAGCGGGCTTACACGCAGGCGCGGGCCAAGGATCTGGACTTGGCGGGCGAGCGGGGGCTGTTTCCCCTCTTTGCCGAATACGACGCGCTGATCTTCCCGTACTACAGCGGGTATTCGGTGGCGGCCAAAGTGGGCCTGCCCAGCGTCAACGTGCCGATTGGCCTCGCGGCTGGCCTGCCCACCGGCCTGCAACTGTGCGGCCCCGCGTGGAGCGACGCCCGCTTGCTGAGCCTCGCCGCCGATTTGCATGAGCGGCTGGGCGGGTTTGTGGCCGCGCCTGAAGCGGCTGAATCTACTGCCGGGTCTACTTTGGGCTCGACTGCCGGATAA